The proteins below are encoded in one region of Meriones unguiculatus strain TT.TT164.6M chromosome 18, Bangor_MerUng_6.1, whole genome shotgun sequence:
- the LOC110549518 gene encoding serpin B4-like produces the protein MHLFAEATMKFTLELYLQLRGSKDNIFYSPLSIMTALGMLQLGAKGNTEKQIEKVLQFNEVAKKTTKKSTECHDEEAENVHDQFQKLMTHLNKRNDAYDLNLVNSIYGAKEFPFLQEFLEDIKKFYHANVESLDFLHAAEESQKKINSWVESQTNGKIKDLFPRGTLSSSTILVLVNAVYFKGQWDHKFDEKHTREEKFWLNKNTNKSVQMMTQKNDFNFNSLEDVQAKIVEIPYKGKGLSMFVLLPNEIDGLKKLEEKLTADKLIEWTSPQNMDMIELYLSLPRFKVEEKYDLPTPLENMGMPDAFNPQKADFSGLSSTHGLVVSSVVHKSFVEVNEEGTEATAATGVEVSLTSAGITEDFTCNHPFLYFIKDNKTNSILFFGRMSCP, from the exons ATGCATTTGTTTGCTGAAGCAACCATGAAATTTACACTTGAGCTGTACCTGCAGCTCAGAGGATCAAAGGACAACATCTTCTATTCTCCCCTTAGCATCATGACAGCATTAGGAATGCTCCAGCTTGGAGCCAAAGGAAACACCGAAAAACAAATTGAGAAG GTTCTTCAATTCAATGAAGTTGCAAAGAAGACAACAAAAAAATCTACAGAATGTCAT GATGAAGAGGCAGAAAATGTACATGACCAATTTCAAAAGCTTATGACTCACTTAAACAAACGCAATGATGCTTATGACCTGAACCTTGTCAACAGTATCTATGGAGCAAAGGAATTCCCATTTCTCCAG GAATTTTTGGAAGACATTAAGAAATTTTACCATGCCAATGTGGAATCGCTTGATTTTTTACATGCTGCAGAAGAAAGCCAAAAGAAGATTAATTCCTGGGTGGAAAGCCAAACAAATG GAAAAATCAAAGATTTATTTCCAAGAGGGACCCTGAGCAGTAGCACGATTCTGGTTCTGGTGAATGCAGTGTACTTCAAAGGACAATGGGATCACAAATTTGATGAAAAGCATACTAGAGAAGAAAAGTTTTGGCTGAATAAG AATACCAATAAATCTGTCCAGATGATGACACAGAAAAACGACTTCAACTTTAACTCACTGGAGGATGTGCAGGCCAAGATCGTGGAAATACCATACAAAGGCAAAGGACTAAGCATGTTTGTCCTCCTGCCAAATGAAATTGATGGTCTAAAGAAG CTTGAAGAGAAACTCACTGCTGACAAGTTAATAGAGTGGACAAGCCCACAGAACATGGACATGATAGAGTTGTATTTATCTTTACCTCGGTTCAAAGTGGAAGAAAAGTATGACCTCCCAACTCCATTGGAAAACATGGGGATGCCGGATGCCTTCAACCCACAGAAGGCCGACTTCTCCGGCCTCAGCAGCACTCACGGTCTCGTGGTGTCTAGTGTTGTACACAAGTCCTTTGTGGAAGTAAAtgaagaggggacagaagctaCAGCTGCCACAGGGGTGGAAGTCTCTTTAACATCAGCAGGGATAACTGAAGATTTCACTTGTAATCACCCGTTCCTATACTTCATCAAGGATAACAAGACCAACAGCATCCTCTTCTTTGGCAGAATGTCTTGCCCTTAA